TTCTCCAACCACTCTAGCATCTTTGATAAGATATATTGCACTTGCTAGAGAAGCAATACCACTACCCACAAGATATACTTTTGAATTTTTAGGGTTATTGTTTTTTACTCTTTGCATGGTTTATCCTTTCTGACAATCATTATTATCTATATACAACTATTGTAATCTGGCAAGAGTTTTCCGGGAATTTTTTTACACTCCCTACTTCGAATTGACTGCAGTTGACGTTGTAATTAGGCCACCCAGTCGAAGGCTTTAAGCCATTTCATTATGTCATCGCGCAGTCAAATTTATCAAAAATTCACAAAGCCTTTGTAGCTATACCTTCATTATTTATGTCTGTTTCATTACTTTGTTCTATCCCAAATATCCTCTATAATGTAGTAAAAGTGGTGATGTTTATTATGACTAGTGAACATCAGTCATAATTAAGTCATATATAGGCTGCTAGTAAAAAATAAGCCTACTTCCTGATTAAAGGCTAGATATTTTATCAAATCTATTAATGTATTTATTGATAAAAATTAAGAGCCGCCTTTATCGCAATGTGGATTGTGAAGTTCAGCTAGGCATTTTTATCAATGGAATCACTTTTTTGATTCCTAACTATAAATTAACGTCACTATGACGTGATACATTACGTTGTAGTGACGTATAACTCCTTTCATACCTCACTTAATTAAACTGACACTCGTCGTATACCCCAAAGCATTCACCAAATGCTTTGCCTGCTTCCTTGGGCGGATATACCATTTTAATAGTATAGATCGGTTCACTATTACCAACCTTGATATGTTCTGTATAGGCTTCCGTTGCTTGCCACGTTCTTCAAGTTTGGCTTCCACTTGCTGAGCAATTGCTTCAGCTGACATACCAGTTGCCCCCTGAATCGTGATTGGTGCATTTATGTGAGTGGTAGCATTCATGTTTTTGTATTGGTTGATTTGTTACTGTTGTTTGCTCCCTCCGTTTGTTGCTGCTGTTGGCGTAATCGGGCCAAGCGTTGGCGATACCGATCTACCTGTTGTACAGCGGCCAGCTTTATATTAGTTTCCCGGTAGGCTTTACCTAGTTTACTGGCAGCGGATTTAGTTTTTTTAAAGCACTTCGCCAGCGACTTATCAATATAAGCGCCTATCGCAATATTGAGTTTATTAGCCATGGTGTTTAATTACTTAGTTATAAACATTTTCATACGTGGAATTACTTTATTTTCTCAAGTGTCGTAATCAGTAAATTAGAGTTATCTTATTAGCTGTAGAATGAAGAGGATTTTTATTTCGATATCAAAGCGAGGAAGCTGTGAATTTAAAAAATGTTAAAAATACTATACTAATTTTAATTAATTTTTATTCTGTTCATGTTGCTGCAACAGAAGATATACTTAATTCTAGAAACTGTGTAGACACCAAATGGAAAGATGCTAAAGGTGAATCGGTCTCTATCGAAAAAAAATTTGGCCCAGGTTCTATGGCTGTGACGCGATGCCTTGCTAAAACAAAAAAAGTTAAAGTTGTTTACCAGGTTAATCAAGAATGCAAAAACTCTAAATGTAGTTCACCTTATGCAATAGGCAATATTATTAACCATGTTGAGGATTTAACTGTTACTCATGGATTGAAATCAAAAGACTATAAAATTGCTGTTATCATTCATGGTGCAGGATGGAAGTTGGCTCTTGATAATCAGGCGATAAAAAAGCATGCCCAACAAAATCCTTTTCAAAAAGCAGTTGAAACTTTAATTGAAATACCAAGTGTCAAAGTATATTTTTGTCAAAATACAGCAGCTAGCAAAGAGGTTATAATTGCAAATATGATTAAAGGTATCAGATTCGTTCCTTCGGGCGTTTCGGCAGTCAGTGATTTTCAAGGAATAGGATATCAATATGTACAACCTTGAGTTTTAGAGGACTTTATAAATAGGTGAAATGTGGCTTCATTGTAATATTTAAATGAGGCCATAACTATACAAAATTATATAGGTATAGAAGAACTATCACTTTTAGTAAGAATATGATACCAATCAAGTAGGTCGTCGAGGTCCATATCT
This genomic interval from Spartinivicinus ruber contains the following:
- a CDS encoding DsrE family protein, translated to MNLKNVKNTILILINFYSVHVAATEDILNSRNCVDTKWKDAKGESVSIEKKFGPGSMAVTRCLAKTKKVKVVYQVNQECKNSKCSSPYAIGNIINHVEDLTVTHGLKSKDYKIAVIIHGAGWKLALDNQAIKKHAQQNPFQKAVETLIEIPSVKVYFCQNTAASKEVIIANMIKGIRFVPSGVSAVSDFQGIGYQYVQP